CGTGCCGCCGTAGATTAGTTGTGGTCGCCATACAACCCCTAATTGTTTGCCATAAAAAATGTCTAATTTTTGGTAGACACCGAATCTGCCAGACAAACGCTTGTAAAGGAATAATGTTAGGGCCATAACCACATGCAGAGACCGTCTGGTTATGACGTAAAGCATTATACCCAGATTTAACTGTGTATAGACCCGTCTTTGTCAAATGCCAACCCAACCTATCCAGTGAATAATGGCAACATCCTCCGGCTCGAAAGAGGCCGAAAGTAAAGCCACATTCCAGGAATGTGAACTCCTGTCAATAAAGGTTTCAACTCTAAGCGAGGGATCAATGGGCGATCCCGAACGTAATGCTGGTCTCGGGGGTTGAGCAGGGTTCCAGGGATCTGACTATACTAAAATGGAGTCACTGGATCCTACTcgtttaatgagtcctttgtttaccagagagcgagcaaaCACCATACTTCGCCATCCATAAAATGGCGAATAAGATCTGATTGGATCCAACGGGTTGGAATGCCTTTAGTACCGACCTTTAAAAACCTTAGCAAATAATGAGTCTAGAGCTATGATTAACCGCCAAAGTTGTTTAGCTAACAAAGCGgtgttaaaatcatccaaacacCGGAAACCCAGACCACCATCAAGCTTACCAACACATAACTTATCCTAGGCTAACTAGTGTAGCCCTCGTGTGTCCCCGGAAGcactccaccaaaaattggaaACCGCACTAGTGAGTTTCCATGTGACCTGTTTTGGAAGACGAAGGCATGACATGACAAAGGTAGGGACGGCGGTCGCTACTGATTTGATCATTACCTCTTTTTTTCCCCTAGACAACATTTGGGCAGGCCATCCACCTGTCCGTTTTTGCAATCGATCctggacaaaagaaaaaacctttgtttttgaGCCTCCTAGGCTCTCGGGGATGCCCAAATAAGAGCTCATACCACCCAAATTGGTGATCCCCAGTAGTCGTTTTAGTTCCTCTCGTAAGTCCGCATCAACTGTATGCCCAAATTGAACCGAAGATTTCTGAAAGTTTATTTGCTGTCGAGAAACCCGTTCATACTGTCGAAGGACTACGAGGACAGTCTCACACTGCTCCTTCGTAGCTCGACAGAAAAAAGACTATCGTCTGCAAATAACAAGTGAGAGACCGCGTGACAGGCAATCGACACCTTAATACCCGTGATAAGCTTGGACCGCTCCGCTTTGCGGAGATTGGCAATGAGAACCTCAGTGCAAAGAATAAAGAGGTATGATGACAAAAGATCTCcttgtttaaggtctatagAGGGAAGTATGGACCCACGTGATTGACCATTTATTAGAACTTTATATTGAACAGAAGTTACACAGCACGTAACCCATGAGATCCATTTTTCGCAAAAACCAAATTTTCGCAACAAATGTTCAATAAAAACCATTCTACTCGATCATAATAGGCCTTgctcatatatattttagtggCCATATACTTACCTTGCAAGAAGAGTTAGTACGGAGACCATGAAACGTCCCTCCACAAAGCCCCATTGTGTGTTAGAGACCAATGCCGACAAAAAGGAACGCAAATGTTGACATATTATCTTTGAGATAATCTTATAGCTTATATAGATCATcttataaaacaagaaagaatcaaaattttaacatgAATACAATTATAATAAAATGCATTTTAGggtaaatgaaaatataaaaagcaTTTTTTGGGGTGACAACAAAAAGtgaagcacaaaaaaaaattagatatttcaacCGAAACGAGGAGGGAGAGACAACAGTAGATAGATACCTTTAAACACTTTTCACATTGTCCAAGTGCTTAACCCCATCCTTCTCtgtcctttctctctctcttccccaccaccatcatcactttactctctctctccatcaGGAGATCTCATTCTATTCTCCCCCATTTCAAACCCTAGAATCTCAAATCACAAATTCCACAACCATCTCCAACTTCATTTATGGCGAGCTTCAGTCTCTCCAGGTCACTCCTGGTCCTACTCCTGATTGTCATCTCATTGTTCTCCACATTCTCGCTTTCGGAAGCGACCTCGTTCACTTTCTCGTTCACGAGTTCCAATAAAAATGCGAGCTTTGAGTCCCAAGACATTGCTCTGTTCGGCGACGCTAAGCTTGTCGATAACGGATCTTCAGTTCAGCTGACTGATTCTGTGATTCACGGCGGTGGGCGAGTCGTCTACAAGAAACCCATTGAGTCGGTAAAGAATATAGGAAATGAGTATTTCGCTGGATTCTCtactgttttctctttctccatgTCTCCTGGTGGTGGGAGACTCGGGTTTGTCGTGTTTCCTGTTAACGGAACATTTGATCACTCTCTATTCCAAGTAAAGTTCGATACTTCTGACAAATTCACCAAGTTTGGAGATCCGAGTGTCGCGGTGATTGTTGATGGTGCTACGGTTCCTGAGATGATTCTCAGTTTCAAGATGGCAAACTTGGTGAAGACGGAGAAGGTGTTGTTGTACGCTTGGATTAATTACCAAGCTGGTGGCAAGTTCTTGGAAGTCCGGTTAAGCAAATCTAAAAGCTTTGAGTCTGTTCTTCCTCTGGTGTTTGATCGGATTGATTTGTCAGCAATGTTGAAATATGAGGATGAGTTCATGGTTGGTGTCAATTCGTATAGTGGAAACGTTAATCTTCATTCTTGGAGCTTAGAAGTGAGACGCTCCGAGTATGAGCACTCTTGGGCGGTGGTAATGGTGGAAGAACTTGAAAAAAAGGAGGctgtgaagaagaggagaaaagagaggatATGGGAGATTGTGACTTGCTTCGTCATGACGTTTGGATCAACAGGGCTTATCTTCTTTGCCATGATGCATATTTGGGCAGctttcaaaagaaacaatcttgCTATGGTGATGCAAGAGGAGTGTGGGATCAAGACCAAGGAGTTTGGGtatgagaagatggagaaaatgGAAGTTGTGATGAGTAAAGctaatgcaaaacaagaagcgAAGTGAAGTCAAGTTTGTGTGTTTAGGATATCTGGATATGTCATCTTTTTATGTAATCAAGTAGATTCTTGGGACTGTAATGGTAACTAGTTACCCACGAGGTTCTTCGCTGGCTAATGTAGTCCCCTTATCTTCATGTGTGTTAAGTTTGCaatgttattttaatttgatttggcATGTAAAAACGTGAGAAGAATGTTGTAGAATCCACACCAAACTTGTGTGCagtagatgaaaaaaataaacaaattcacTTCCTACATATTCAATAATAGATTTGTAACTAAATCACCTTGAGTTAAAAGAACACAATGTAGTTTATATcttcatctacaaaaaaaatcttcaactgAAGATAAGCTTCATTACGATGACTGCAGTGTTAATAAGCATGAGGGGGAGTCTCATGTACTGGCAGGCATGGATTAGACCGATGATTTGGCCTTTGGGAGAGTTTCTTCTACCGGTATGGTGGAGTTCTACTAGCGTCCATCCTTTTGGAACAAGGAAACGGTCTTCGTTGAGGATCGCCAGTGCATTCACAAAGAGCAGCAGACCTTTTAATAGTGTCCAGAAGCCCATCGTTCTCTGTGATGCAAAAAGAGTTCAAAATTAATCAGAATCAGGGAAAGATACTGAAACAAAGTTGACTTATTAGGTTTAAAAAACGCAATGAATGGACACTAATTGCATGCTAGTGTATCGCCTGATGGATACAAAGCGTCTATCGAAGAGAAAACATGAAGGTACAGGAGTGCAAAAATCTTGATTATAACACATAAAGAGCCACCAAAGAGACTTAATTTGTCATTATTTGTAAACAGGATTAGAGTTGTTCTGCCATGcaataatatcaaaaatatataccaAGGTCATCGAGCTAGCAATACAAAGAGCCTTAAACCTAGGCACAATGTATAGAAACACTTCTCACCCAGGATATAAAATCACATAAGTAACACAATGTTTCATGAATCAGGATCATAAGCAACTCCAGAAAAGCACCAAGCTAGGTGAGCACAAGATGAGATTTTCTTACGAAGTTGGTTCAAGAGCAGTAAACTTTAATCAATCACAACATCATGAAATGAGAGAAATCGTTCCGGCTATGAGGACGGCCTGAGAACGAGAGAAATCGAATCGTCGGTGAGATCTTTGTGTGGGAGGgttatatttgtttcttcttatatattctGTCTGaactgttcttcttcttcttcttcagccgtaagaaaaaagaaaaaaaaacgaaccggGTTTTAATGGGTTGACCCGGTTCGAATAAAAGTCGGGTCAGGACCCGATATGATTCAGGAAGAGGAGGATTTGGATAAACCCTGATGACAtcgaagtaaaaaaaaaaaaacccttccCCAATggcttcacttcttctttttcctcacCTTCAccattttgattcttcttcactAGATCGTAGAGAGATACTAGTAGCTCGTAATTCACCAAAACCAAGgcaatttcttctttctccgaGAGCTTCAATCAATGGCGGAGCAGCAGCGGAAACCGCCGTCAAACCTAGTCGCaaagggaggaagaagaagcaacaaaccTCGACTGTAATTGAGAAAGACGACACCGAGGAGAACGGTGCTATCGAGACTGATGCTGAATTGAATCCGGAGTTAGAGGACTACGACGACGGGATCGAGTTCCCGTACGACGATCCGCCTCTAGTGTGCTGTTTCGGAGCCGTGCAGAAGGAGTTTGTTCCGGTGGTGAGAGCCCATGATAACCCTATGCATCCTGATATTTACTCGCAGTGGAAGATGCTGCAGTGGGATCCGCCGGAGTTTGGGAGAGCTCCTGGAGGTCCGCCGTCGAATGTGGCTATCTCTCATGTTCGGTTAGGTGGGAGAGCGGCGTTTATGGGAAAAGTTGGTGGAGATGAGTTCGGGGATGAGCTTGTTTTGATGATGAACCAGGAGAGAGTTCAGACGAGAGCTGTGAAATTCgatgaaaatttaaaaactgcTTGTACTCGTGTTAAGATCAAGTTTGAAGACGGGAAAATGAAGGCGGAGACGGTGAAAGAGCCCCCGGAGGACTCGCTTCTTGCTTCAGAACTCAATTTAGCTGTGCTTAAAGAGGTAAAAAGATTTCAGCTTTATGATAAAAAAGTTGGCTTTAGCTTTTAATTGATAGCTCGAGCTTGGTTTCTTATGAAAGTCTCTGTCTTGAGCATATTCTTTGTTTGTGTATATGATTTGGATCATGAAACAGAGcacctcagtttttttttttttgtgtttctgatGCAGGCGaggatttttcattttaattcaGAAGTGTTGACGTCTCCTACAATGGAATCAACTCTTTTTAAGGCTATACAGTGGTCTAAAAAGTTTGGAGGGCTTATTTTCTTTGACTTGAATCTGCCATTACCGCTATGGAGATCGCGGAATGAGACTAGGAAGTTGATCAAGAAAGCATGGGATGAAGCAGACATCATTGAAGTTTCACAGCAAGAGCTTGAGTTTCTGCTTGATGAGGATTACTATGAGAGGAGAAGAAACTACACACCGCAATACTTTGCTGAGGATTTTGATCAGACGAAGAACCGAAGAGACTATTACCATTACACACCAGAGGAAATCAAGCCATTGTGGCATGACAAGCTGAAGCTATTGGTTGTGACTGATGGAACGCTCCGGCTTCATTACTATACTCCTACTTTTGATGGAGTTGTGGTTGGAACAGAAGATGTGCTTATAACTCCTTTCACCTGTGATAGGACAGGTTCTGGTGATGCTGTTGTTGCAGGGATAATGAGAAAGCTAACAACTTGTCCTGAAATGTTCGAGGACCAAGATGTGTTGGAGCGACAGCTCAGGTTTGCAGTTGCTGCTGGGATCATAGCGCAGTGGACAATTGGTGCAGTAAGAGGTTTCCCTACTGAAAGCGCGGCGCAAAATTTGAAAGAACAAGTATATGTTCCATCAATGTGGTAgaatagaagatgaagaactcAACTTGttctaaaatgtttttttgggaAACGGCCAATTCCCCCCTGAACTAAATTACTTTATTGTATTCATACATCAAATTTAATGATGTGCTTATAACTACATAAACTAacttataatttgaatttactacataaactattaaaatgtGGTCGAAACCCCCAAATTTACGGATGCCGTTAGTTACACCGTTAACGTTCTGACTTGGATGCCACAAAGACGGAATTTCTAGGAAAAGAACtgcaaacgacgtcgttttacgtaaaatgatttttttttctaaaaaaacaacTTTGAGGGCCGAACTCTGACATATGTAACACACATAAACGCCACAATACCACTAAAGCTATTACAGATATTAACATAAcgtcaaacataaatatatatattataatcttcttcttcttcttctcctcttcctcctcggTTTCTGGGTCTACAGTTtacaattgaagaagaaaagagtcgTACAGGCGCAGGAAGCGGAAGGCCACCATATCCATCTCTTGTTCATCTAAGGCCACCAACTCCTCTCCGTTACACTTCCATTAGCAGTGAAAACTGGAGATCTAGTCGAATTCATGGATTGTTCAATGTTTGTGAAAAATCTAATGTCTGAGAcgagtttattgatttttacGGGTTGATTTTAATCAATGACTTTTGGGCATTTCATCAATTGTTCTATGTTTCAAGCTAATCTCAAGAAGAAATCATGTCAGATCtgtttattaaaaatttctGATGACCGAAGGGAAAGTTGTTCAGGGAAGATATGAGTGTGGTTTCATAATTTGTACTTCTGTAGAGATCCCAATATTATATcatcaagaagaagacgaagaacatTACaagtatatttatgtttaaCTCTTTACGAAATCTGATAGCATCTTTGGTGTCAAGTTTGTATACAGGTGTCGGATGTTGTTGGTTCGAGCATCTAAGATggtgttattttttaaaatttttttttaacaaaacaatgtCGTTTTGTTCAGTCTATGTGGCATCTGAGTCAGCTACGGTAACGGTGTAACTAACGGCATCCGTAAATTTGGGGTTTTGACCACATTTTAAGAGTTTAtgtagtatatccaaattataaGTTAGTTTATGTAGCTATAAGCACACCTTAAAATTTGATGTATGAATACGATAAAATAACTTAGTTCAGGGGAATTGGCTGTTTTCCGTGTTTTTTGAACCATGCGTGAGAGAGATGTATACACTGTTTCAAATTTGTAACCCAATGTAGAATCAATTTTGAGTTCACTGATAACAACAACCATGTGAATGGACGATGAGTAGCTGCTTCCCTAtagaattttggttttgttctgttCAGCTTCACAAAAATGTTCTCGCTGATCCAAGTCTTGATGCTTCTCCAGTTCTCCTGTAAGGAGAATCAATTATGTGAGAAAACCATCATAAAGCTCTGTGACAACCATCATAAAGCTTTCAGTTAAATTTTG
The Camelina sativa cultivar DH55 chromosome 6, Cs, whole genome shotgun sequence genome window above contains:
- the LOC104791679 gene encoding uncharacterized protein LOC104791679 — translated: MASFSLSRSLLVLLLIVISLFSTFSLSEATSFTFSFTSSNKNASFESQDIALFGDAKLVDNGSSVQLTDSVIHGGGRVVYKKPIESVKNIGNEYFAGFSTVFSFSMSPGGGRLGFVVFPVNGTFDHSLFQVKFDTSDKFTKFGDPSVAVIVDGATVPEMILSFKMANLVKTEKVLLYAWINYQAGGKFLEVRLSKSKSFESVLPLVFDRIDLSAMLKYEDEFMVGVNSYSGNVNLHSWSLEVRRSEYEHSWAVVMVEELEKKEAVKKRRKERIWEIVTCFVMTFGSTGLIFFAMMHIWAAFKRNNLAMVMQEECGIKTKEFGYEKMEKMEVVMSKANAKQEAK
- the LOC109133447 gene encoding immediate early response 3-interacting protein 1-like; amino-acid sequence: MGFWTLLKGLLLFVNALAILNEDRFLVPKGWTLVELHHTGRRNSPKGQIIGLIHACQYMRLPLMLINTAVIVMKLIFS
- the LOC104791680 gene encoding fructokinase-like 1, chloroplastic, encoding MASLLLFPHLHHFDSSSLDRREILVARNSPKPRQFLLSPRASINGGAAAETAVKPSRKGRKKKQQTSTVIEKDDTEENGAIETDAELNPELEDYDDGIEFPYDDPPLVCCFGAVQKEFVPVVRAHDNPMHPDIYSQWKMLQWDPPEFGRAPGGPPSNVAISHVRLGGRAAFMGKVGGDEFGDELVLMMNQERVQTRAVKFDENLKTACTRVKIKFEDGKMKAETVKEPPEDSLLASELNLAVLKEARIFHFNSEVLTSPTMESTLFKAIQWSKKFGGLIFFDLNLPLPLWRSRNETRKLIKKAWDEADIIEVSQQELEFLLDEDYYERRRNYTPQYFAEDFDQTKNRRDYYHYTPEEIKPLWHDKLKLLVVTDGTLRLHYYTPTFDGVVVGTEDVLITPFTCDRTGSGDAVVAGIMRKLTTCPEMFEDQDVLERQLRFAVAAGIIAQWTIGAVRGFPTESAAQNLKEQVYVPSMW